One window from the genome of Solea solea chromosome 13, fSolSol10.1, whole genome shotgun sequence encodes:
- the LOC131471038 gene encoding trafficking kinesin-binding protein 1-like isoform X4, which produces MKRQGQRFVKADYYELDWYYEECTDVLCADRVGQMTKTYSDIDAVTRLLEEKERDLELAARIGQSLLKKNKALSERNELLEEQVEHMREEVSQLRHDLSMKDELLQFYSSAAEESEGESTTSTPARPSETSVSTPTFFPLDSLQKKLKDLEEENKSLRSEASHLETETISYEEKEQQLVNDCVKELRHSNLQISTLAGELARKNEDASRQQEEITHLLSQIVDLQKKAKLYAVENEELTQHLGAAKDAQRQLTAELRELQDKYAECMEMLHEAQEELKNLRNKTLPLSTPRRFHSLGLFPMDSLAAEIEGTMRKELQMDDPDVEEQRLHPKRVFQTVKNLNLMRQQRSPLPASSLNIPGSNRTSCFTSGRSSRVDTPPSNSIYDSETGSGIILDNRTSCILESSDDGSEDSNKRLPGTPGTPGSRDLEAALRRLSLRRDNYLSEKRFLEEERERKLAYLAKEEEKEGGDSSRGTGTPTESLLSLCSHPSFGSVWSGYSFTARSYLPEKLQIVKPLEGSATLHAWQQLAQPHMGALLDHRPGVVTKGFRTLSHDQGQEDSWQLDQPEEDEVLCDSFPGLSEESASPFDLMSSTSASSPRCNKNSGIDDSSQSVILNSEMCGDIVANQGKDGLVEDTPFSLSRPSLSSSPLPSSSEMMNGHVVLKELQALQPATVERMPVNFPGKCMSHTSSTYTFTTCRILHPSDQLTSVSASSCYNSPRISTPTSTSSPVPFSASSTPSYTPCCTPRRLSLSLPLAESSTNLRDNTKTTSTSLGLVRLLLEHGISASVYNPRSWDRGLVSSGASTPDGRAQAQTCTVTSEETVVRQLEKRPDTLFLQPYTPPNSPRSKSAFSTNTVPIFQFSPSTDEPPYQDAFLASKPARTILREVLGEMERERLDQTDEDTQTEMLNLRLVDKLKRFHTRTPLTSSVSPGNTLLAPFTSTGLGNSALGAGLPGLNAGLRRNRSYPVMVGASMAMKDPGGPPNTQTIIPHTIQTPNTQHTVNAQEMQTNHTQVTKPIHIPKTLHALEAVTPQTIIQRHTRPTSNDRHSDDETVT; this is translated from the exons ATGAAGAGACAAGGCCAGAGGTTTGTCAAGGCAGACTACTATGAACTGGACTGGTACTATGAAGAGTGCACTGATG tgttGTGTGCTGACAGAGTGGGCCAGATGACAAAGACCTACAGCGACATTGACGCCGTCACTCGACTGCTGGAAGAG AAAGAGCGTGACTTGGAGTTAGCAGCTCGCATCGGACAGTCGctgttgaagaaaaacaaagccctCAGTGAGAGAAACGAACTGCTGGAGGAGCAAGTAGAGCACATGCGAGAGGAG GTCTCTCAGCTGCGTCATGATCTGTCCATGAAAGATGAGCTGCTGCAGTTTTATTCCAGCGCTGCTGAGGAAAGTGAGGGAGAGTCAACAACCTCCACGCC tgcaCGTCCCAGTGAAACCAGTGTGTCAACTCCAACTTTTTTCCCCTTGGACTCCTTGCAGAAGAAGCTCAAAGATttggaggaggaaaacaaatctTTGCGATCTGAG GCCAGTCATTTGGAGACGGAAACAATTTCGTACGAGGAGAAAGAACAACAACTTGTCAATGACTGTGTCAAAGAGCTAC GTCATTCCAACCTGCAGATTTCCACTCTGGCTGGAGAACTGGCCAGGAAGAATGAAGACGCCTCCAGACAGCAGGAGGAGATCACACACCTCCTTTCTCAGATTGTAGACCTCCAGAAGAAGGCAAAACTG TACGCTGTGGAGAACGAGGAGCTGACTCAGCACTTGGGAGCAGCTAAAGACGCCCAGAGACAGCTTACTGCTGAG TTGCGGGAGTTACAAGATAAGTATGCGGAGTGTATGGAGATGCTTCATGAAGCTCAGGAGGAACTGAAGAATCTCAGAAATAAAACACTACCACTCAGCACACCTAGGCGTTTCCACTCTCTGGGCTTGTTCCCGATG GACTCTCTGGCAGCAGAAATAGAAGGCACCATGAGGAAGGAACTTCAGATGGATGATCCAGATGTCGAAGAGCAGAG ATTGCACCCAAAGCGAGTGTTCCAGACGGTGAAAAACCTCAACCTGATGCGCCAGCAACGTTCACCGCTGCCCGCCTCCTCTCTCAACATCCCAGGCTCCAATCGGACGTCATGCTTCACCTCAGGACGATCCAGCAGGGTGGACACACCTCCCTCTAACTCCATTTATGATAGCGAGACGGGCAGTGGGATCATCCTGGACAACAGGACCAGCTGTATTCTGGAGAGTTCAGATGACGG GTCTGAGGACTCTAATAAACGCCTCCCTGGCACCCCAGGGACCCCAGGCAGCAGGGACCTGGAAGCAGCTCTGCGGCGTCTGTCGCTCCGCCGTGACAACTACCTCTCAGAGAAACGTTTTctagaggaggagagggagagaaagctgGCTTACCTTgccaaagaggaggaaaaagaaggtGGGGATAGTAGCAGAGGCACAGGGACCCCGACTGAGAGCCTGTTGTCACTGTGCTCACATCCATCCTTCGGAAGTGTCTGGTCGGGATATTCCTTCACAGCAAGATCCTACCTGCCAGAGAAGCTGCAGATTGTAAAGCCGCTAGAAG GCTCCGCTACACTTCATGCATGGCAGCAGTTGGCTCAACCCCACATGGGCGCTCTGCTTGATCACCGGCCCGGTGTGGTCACCAAGGGCTTTCGCACTTTATCCCATGACCAGGGTCAGGAAGACAGCTGGCAACTTGACCAACCAGAGGAGGATGAAGTCTTGTGTGACTCCTTTCCTGGCTTGTCAGAAGAAAGTGCTAGTCCTTTCGATCTGATGAGCTCTACCTCAGCTTCATCTCCCCGCTGCAACAAAAACAGTGGCATCGATGACAGTAGCCAGTCAGTAATATTGAATAGTGAAATGTGTGGCGATATAGTGGCGAATCAAGGAAAAGATGGACTTGTTGAAGACACGCCATTTTCCTTATCCAGACCTTccctttcctcttctcctcttccctcGTCGTCGGAGATGATGAATGGCCACGTGGTCCTTAAGGAGCTCCAGGCCTTGCAGCCTGCCACAGTGGAGCGCATGCCTG TTAATTTCCCAGGGAAGTGTATGTCCCATACCAGCTCCACCTACACCTTCACCACCTGCAGGATTCTTCACCCCTCTGATCAACTGACCTCAGTGTCAGCAAG ctcTTGCTACAACAGTCCTCGTATCAGCACCCCCACTTCCACTTCCTCTCCTGTTCCCTTCTCTGCATCCTCTACTCCTTCCTACACCCCCTGCTGCACCCCACGccgcctctccctctctctccccctcgcTGAGTCCTCCACCAACCTTAGGGACAACACCAAGACCACCAGCACCTCTCTTGGACTGGTGCGCCTCCTTCTGGAGCACGGGATCTCTGCATCAGTCTACAACCCCCGAAGCTGGGACAGAGGGCTGGTTTCCAGTGGAGCTTCAACACCTGATGGAAGAGCGCAGGCACAAACGTGTACCGTCACATCAGAGGAGACTGTTGTCCGACAGTTAGAGAAACGCCCCGACACCCTTTTCCTCCAGCCCTACACACCACCCAACTCCCCTCGCTCCAAATCTGCCTTCTCTACCAACACTGTTCCAATTTTTCAGTTCAGCCCTTCCACTGATGAACCTCCATACCAAGACGCCTTCCTTGCTTCCAAACCAGCTCGCACCATTCTGAGGGAAGTGCTGGGGGAGATGGAGAGGGAGCGATTAGACCAGACAGATGAGGACACCCAAACAGAGATGCTAAACCTGCGACTCGTGGACAAACTGAAAAGATTCCACACTCGAACCCCTCTTACTTCTTCGGTGTCACCTGGGAATACTCTTTTAGCCCCCTTTACCTCCACTGGACTGGGAAACAGTGCTCTGGGTGCGGGACTTCCAGGACTGAACGCAGGACTGAGGAGGAATCGAAGCTATCCTGTTATGGTGGGAGCAAGTATGGCTATGAAAGACCCTGGAGGTCCCCCCAACACACAGACAATTATTCCACATACAATACAAACCccaaatacacaacacacagtGAACGCACaagaaatgcaaacaaatcATACACAGGTCACGAAGCCCATACACATACCAAAGACACTGCATGCACTGGAAGCGGTCACACCACAGACAATAATACAGAGACACACCAGACCAACGAGCAACGACCGACACAGTGATGATGAAACTGTGACATAA
- the LOC131471038 gene encoding trafficking kinesin-binding protein 1-like isoform X2 — translation MVYWLALVPESRMALSTSAEDELDFSYEQDEEYDCLPSNRSAEHKEAEENEETEEEYVCVPGYENTEEEMDEEQQVLCEVLCADRVGQMTKTYSDIDAVTRLLEEKERDLELAARIGQSLLKKNKALSERNELLEEQVEHMREEVSQLRHDLSMKDELLQFYSSAAEESEGESTTSTPARPSETSVSTPTFFPLDSLQKKLKDLEEENKSLRSEASHLETETISYEEKEQQLVNDCVKELRHSNLQISTLAGELARKNEDASRQQEEITHLLSQIVDLQKKAKLYAVENEELTQHLGAAKDAQRQLTAELRELQDKYAECMEMLHEAQEELKNLRNKTLPLSTPRRFHSLGLFPMDSLAAEIEGTMRKELQMDDPDVEEQRLHPKRVFQTVKNLNLMRQQRSPLPASSLNIPGSNRTSCFTSGRSSRVDTPPSNSIYDSETGSGIILDNRTSCILESSDDGSEDSNKRLPGTPGTPGSRDLEAALRRLSLRRDNYLSEKRFLEEERERKLAYLAKEEEKEGGDSSRGTGTPTESLLSLCSHPSFGSVWSGYSFTARSYLPEKLQIVKPLEGSATLHAWQQLAQPHMGALLDHRPGVVTKGFRTLSHDQGQEDSWQLDQPEEDEVLCDSFPGLSEESASPFDLMSSTSASSPRCNKNSGIDDSSQSVILNSEMCGDIVANQGKDGLVEDTPFSLSRPSLSSSPLPSSSEMMNGHVVLKELQALQPATVERMPVNFPGKCMSHTSSTYTFTTCRILHPSDQLTSVSASSCYNSPRISTPTSTSSPVPFSASSTPSYTPCCTPRRLSLSLPLAESSTNLRDNTKTTSTSLGLVRLLLEHGISASVYNPRSWDRGLVSSGASTPDGRAQAQTCTVTSEETVVRQLEKRPDTLFLQPYTPPNSPRSKSAFSTNTVPIFQFSPSTDEPPYQDAFLASKPARTILREVLGEMERERLDQTDEDTQTEMLNLRLVDKLKRFHTRTPLTSSVSPGNTLLAPFTSTGLGNSALGAGLPGLNAGLRRNRSYPVMVGASMAMKDPGGPPNTQTIIPHTIQTPNTQHTVNAQEMQTNHTQVTKPIHIPKTLHALEAVTPQTIIQRHTRPTSNDRHSDDETVT, via the exons ATGGTTTACTGGTTAGCCCTGGTGCCAGAGTCCAGGATGGCACTGTCTACATCTGCTGAGGACGAGTTGGACTTCTCCTATGAGCAGGACGAGGAATATGATTGTCTGCCGAGTAATCGAAGCGCAGAGCACAAGGAAGCTGAGGAGAATGAGGAAACAGAAGAGGAATATGTCTGTGTTCCCGGTTATGAAAATACAGAAGAGGAGATGGATGAAGAGCAACAAGTTTTGTGTGAAG tgttGTGTGCTGACAGAGTGGGCCAGATGACAAAGACCTACAGCGACATTGACGCCGTCACTCGACTGCTGGAAGAG AAAGAGCGTGACTTGGAGTTAGCAGCTCGCATCGGACAGTCGctgttgaagaaaaacaaagccctCAGTGAGAGAAACGAACTGCTGGAGGAGCAAGTAGAGCACATGCGAGAGGAG GTCTCTCAGCTGCGTCATGATCTGTCCATGAAAGATGAGCTGCTGCAGTTTTATTCCAGCGCTGCTGAGGAAAGTGAGGGAGAGTCAACAACCTCCACGCC tgcaCGTCCCAGTGAAACCAGTGTGTCAACTCCAACTTTTTTCCCCTTGGACTCCTTGCAGAAGAAGCTCAAAGATttggaggaggaaaacaaatctTTGCGATCTGAG GCCAGTCATTTGGAGACGGAAACAATTTCGTACGAGGAGAAAGAACAACAACTTGTCAATGACTGTGTCAAAGAGCTAC GTCATTCCAACCTGCAGATTTCCACTCTGGCTGGAGAACTGGCCAGGAAGAATGAAGACGCCTCCAGACAGCAGGAGGAGATCACACACCTCCTTTCTCAGATTGTAGACCTCCAGAAGAAGGCAAAACTG TACGCTGTGGAGAACGAGGAGCTGACTCAGCACTTGGGAGCAGCTAAAGACGCCCAGAGACAGCTTACTGCTGAG TTGCGGGAGTTACAAGATAAGTATGCGGAGTGTATGGAGATGCTTCATGAAGCTCAGGAGGAACTGAAGAATCTCAGAAATAAAACACTACCACTCAGCACACCTAGGCGTTTCCACTCTCTGGGCTTGTTCCCGATG GACTCTCTGGCAGCAGAAATAGAAGGCACCATGAGGAAGGAACTTCAGATGGATGATCCAGATGTCGAAGAGCAGAG ATTGCACCCAAAGCGAGTGTTCCAGACGGTGAAAAACCTCAACCTGATGCGCCAGCAACGTTCACCGCTGCCCGCCTCCTCTCTCAACATCCCAGGCTCCAATCGGACGTCATGCTTCACCTCAGGACGATCCAGCAGGGTGGACACACCTCCCTCTAACTCCATTTATGATAGCGAGACGGGCAGTGGGATCATCCTGGACAACAGGACCAGCTGTATTCTGGAGAGTTCAGATGACGG GTCTGAGGACTCTAATAAACGCCTCCCTGGCACCCCAGGGACCCCAGGCAGCAGGGACCTGGAAGCAGCTCTGCGGCGTCTGTCGCTCCGCCGTGACAACTACCTCTCAGAGAAACGTTTTctagaggaggagagggagagaaagctgGCTTACCTTgccaaagaggaggaaaaagaaggtGGGGATAGTAGCAGAGGCACAGGGACCCCGACTGAGAGCCTGTTGTCACTGTGCTCACATCCATCCTTCGGAAGTGTCTGGTCGGGATATTCCTTCACAGCAAGATCCTACCTGCCAGAGAAGCTGCAGATTGTAAAGCCGCTAGAAG GCTCCGCTACACTTCATGCATGGCAGCAGTTGGCTCAACCCCACATGGGCGCTCTGCTTGATCACCGGCCCGGTGTGGTCACCAAGGGCTTTCGCACTTTATCCCATGACCAGGGTCAGGAAGACAGCTGGCAACTTGACCAACCAGAGGAGGATGAAGTCTTGTGTGACTCCTTTCCTGGCTTGTCAGAAGAAAGTGCTAGTCCTTTCGATCTGATGAGCTCTACCTCAGCTTCATCTCCCCGCTGCAACAAAAACAGTGGCATCGATGACAGTAGCCAGTCAGTAATATTGAATAGTGAAATGTGTGGCGATATAGTGGCGAATCAAGGAAAAGATGGACTTGTTGAAGACACGCCATTTTCCTTATCCAGACCTTccctttcctcttctcctcttccctcGTCGTCGGAGATGATGAATGGCCACGTGGTCCTTAAGGAGCTCCAGGCCTTGCAGCCTGCCACAGTGGAGCGCATGCCTG TTAATTTCCCAGGGAAGTGTATGTCCCATACCAGCTCCACCTACACCTTCACCACCTGCAGGATTCTTCACCCCTCTGATCAACTGACCTCAGTGTCAGCAAG ctcTTGCTACAACAGTCCTCGTATCAGCACCCCCACTTCCACTTCCTCTCCTGTTCCCTTCTCTGCATCCTCTACTCCTTCCTACACCCCCTGCTGCACCCCACGccgcctctccctctctctccccctcgcTGAGTCCTCCACCAACCTTAGGGACAACACCAAGACCACCAGCACCTCTCTTGGACTGGTGCGCCTCCTTCTGGAGCACGGGATCTCTGCATCAGTCTACAACCCCCGAAGCTGGGACAGAGGGCTGGTTTCCAGTGGAGCTTCAACACCTGATGGAAGAGCGCAGGCACAAACGTGTACCGTCACATCAGAGGAGACTGTTGTCCGACAGTTAGAGAAACGCCCCGACACCCTTTTCCTCCAGCCCTACACACCACCCAACTCCCCTCGCTCCAAATCTGCCTTCTCTACCAACACTGTTCCAATTTTTCAGTTCAGCCCTTCCACTGATGAACCTCCATACCAAGACGCCTTCCTTGCTTCCAAACCAGCTCGCACCATTCTGAGGGAAGTGCTGGGGGAGATGGAGAGGGAGCGATTAGACCAGACAGATGAGGACACCCAAACAGAGATGCTAAACCTGCGACTCGTGGACAAACTGAAAAGATTCCACACTCGAACCCCTCTTACTTCTTCGGTGTCACCTGGGAATACTCTTTTAGCCCCCTTTACCTCCACTGGACTGGGAAACAGTGCTCTGGGTGCGGGACTTCCAGGACTGAACGCAGGACTGAGGAGGAATCGAAGCTATCCTGTTATGGTGGGAGCAAGTATGGCTATGAAAGACCCTGGAGGTCCCCCCAACACACAGACAATTATTCCACATACAATACAAACCccaaatacacaacacacagtGAACGCACaagaaatgcaaacaaatcATACACAGGTCACGAAGCCCATACACATACCAAAGACACTGCATGCACTGGAAGCGGTCACACCACAGACAATAATACAGAGACACACCAGACCAACGAGCAACGACCGACACAGTGATGATGAAACTGTGACATAA
- the LOC131471038 gene encoding trafficking kinesin-binding protein 1-like isoform X1: MNVCNSTDLPELEIISLLEEQLPVYKLRADTIFGYEQDDWLHTPLVDPDSALDLTTEQIEETLKYFLLCADRVGQMTKTYSDIDAVTRLLEEKERDLELAARIGQSLLKKNKALSERNELLEEQVEHMREEVSQLRHDLSMKDELLQFYSSAAEESEGESTTSTPARPSETSVSTPTFFPLDSLQKKLKDLEEENKSLRSEASHLETETISYEEKEQQLVNDCVKELRHSNLQISTLAGELARKNEDASRQQEEITHLLSQIVDLQKKAKLYAVENEELTQHLGAAKDAQRQLTAELRELQDKYAECMEMLHEAQEELKNLRNKTLPLSTPRRFHSLGLFPMVSEGAQGGRRATEEQRSVVIHQLVRLLLQDSLAAEIEGTMRKELQMDDPDVEEQRLHPKRVFQTVKNLNLMRQQRSPLPASSLNIPGSNRTSCFTSGRSSRVDTPPSNSIYDSETGSGIILDNRTSCILESSDDGSEDSNKRLPGTPGTPGSRDLEAALRRLSLRRDNYLSEKRFLEEERERKLAYLAKEEEKEGGDSSRGTGTPTESLLSLCSHPSFGSVWSGYSFTARSYLPEKLQIVKPLEGSATLHAWQQLAQPHMGALLDHRPGVVTKGFRTLSHDQGQEDSWQLDQPEEDEVLCDSFPGLSEESASPFDLMSSTSASSPRCNKNSGIDDSSQSVILNSEMCGDIVANQGKDGLVEDTPFSLSRPSLSSSPLPSSSEMMNGHVVLKELQALQPATVERMPVNFPGKCMSHTSSTYTFTTCRILHPSDQLTSVSASSCYNSPRISTPTSTSSPVPFSASSTPSYTPCCTPRRLSLSLPLAESSTNLRDNTKTTSTSLGLVRLLLEHGISASVYNPRSWDRGLVSSGASTPDGRAQAQTCTVTSEETVVRQLEKRPDTLFLQPYTPPNSPRSKSAFSTNTVPIFQFSPSTDEPPYQDAFLASKPARTILREVLGEMERERLDQTDEDTQTEMLNLRLVDKLKRFHTRTPLTSSVSPGNTLLAPFTSTGLGNSALGAGLPGLNAGLRRNRSYPVMVGASMAMKDPGGPPNTQTIIPHTIQTPNTQHTVNAQEMQTNHTQVTKPIHIPKTLHALEAVTPQTIIQRHTRPTSNDRHSDDETVT; the protein is encoded by the exons tgttGTGTGCTGACAGAGTGGGCCAGATGACAAAGACCTACAGCGACATTGACGCCGTCACTCGACTGCTGGAAGAG AAAGAGCGTGACTTGGAGTTAGCAGCTCGCATCGGACAGTCGctgttgaagaaaaacaaagccctCAGTGAGAGAAACGAACTGCTGGAGGAGCAAGTAGAGCACATGCGAGAGGAG GTCTCTCAGCTGCGTCATGATCTGTCCATGAAAGATGAGCTGCTGCAGTTTTATTCCAGCGCTGCTGAGGAAAGTGAGGGAGAGTCAACAACCTCCACGCC tgcaCGTCCCAGTGAAACCAGTGTGTCAACTCCAACTTTTTTCCCCTTGGACTCCTTGCAGAAGAAGCTCAAAGATttggaggaggaaaacaaatctTTGCGATCTGAG GCCAGTCATTTGGAGACGGAAACAATTTCGTACGAGGAGAAAGAACAACAACTTGTCAATGACTGTGTCAAAGAGCTAC GTCATTCCAACCTGCAGATTTCCACTCTGGCTGGAGAACTGGCCAGGAAGAATGAAGACGCCTCCAGACAGCAGGAGGAGATCACACACCTCCTTTCTCAGATTGTAGACCTCCAGAAGAAGGCAAAACTG TACGCTGTGGAGAACGAGGAGCTGACTCAGCACTTGGGAGCAGCTAAAGACGCCCAGAGACAGCTTACTGCTGAG TTGCGGGAGTTACAAGATAAGTATGCGGAGTGTATGGAGATGCTTCATGAAGCTCAGGAGGAACTGAAGAATCTCAGAAATAAAACACTACCACTCAGCACACCTAGGCGTTTCCACTCTCTGGGCTTGTTCCCGATGGTGAGTGAGGGAGCACAGGGTGGGCGAAGGGCAACTGAGGAGCAAAGAAGTGTTGTCATTCATCAACTCGTCCGTCTCCTTCTCCAGGACTCTCTGGCAGCAGAAATAGAAGGCACCATGAGGAAGGAACTTCAGATGGATGATCCAGATGTCGAAGAGCAGAG ATTGCACCCAAAGCGAGTGTTCCAGACGGTGAAAAACCTCAACCTGATGCGCCAGCAACGTTCACCGCTGCCCGCCTCCTCTCTCAACATCCCAGGCTCCAATCGGACGTCATGCTTCACCTCAGGACGATCCAGCAGGGTGGACACACCTCCCTCTAACTCCATTTATGATAGCGAGACGGGCAGTGGGATCATCCTGGACAACAGGACCAGCTGTATTCTGGAGAGTTCAGATGACGG GTCTGAGGACTCTAATAAACGCCTCCCTGGCACCCCAGGGACCCCAGGCAGCAGGGACCTGGAAGCAGCTCTGCGGCGTCTGTCGCTCCGCCGTGACAACTACCTCTCAGAGAAACGTTTTctagaggaggagagggagagaaagctgGCTTACCTTgccaaagaggaggaaaaagaaggtGGGGATAGTAGCAGAGGCACAGGGACCCCGACTGAGAGCCTGTTGTCACTGTGCTCACATCCATCCTTCGGAAGTGTCTGGTCGGGATATTCCTTCACAGCAAGATCCTACCTGCCAGAGAAGCTGCAGATTGTAAAGCCGCTAGAAG GCTCCGCTACACTTCATGCATGGCAGCAGTTGGCTCAACCCCACATGGGCGCTCTGCTTGATCACCGGCCCGGTGTGGTCACCAAGGGCTTTCGCACTTTATCCCATGACCAGGGTCAGGAAGACAGCTGGCAACTTGACCAACCAGAGGAGGATGAAGTCTTGTGTGACTCCTTTCCTGGCTTGTCAGAAGAAAGTGCTAGTCCTTTCGATCTGATGAGCTCTACCTCAGCTTCATCTCCCCGCTGCAACAAAAACAGTGGCATCGATGACAGTAGCCAGTCAGTAATATTGAATAGTGAAATGTGTGGCGATATAGTGGCGAATCAAGGAAAAGATGGACTTGTTGAAGACACGCCATTTTCCTTATCCAGACCTTccctttcctcttctcctcttccctcGTCGTCGGAGATGATGAATGGCCACGTGGTCCTTAAGGAGCTCCAGGCCTTGCAGCCTGCCACAGTGGAGCGCATGCCTG TTAATTTCCCAGGGAAGTGTATGTCCCATACCAGCTCCACCTACACCTTCACCACCTGCAGGATTCTTCACCCCTCTGATCAACTGACCTCAGTGTCAGCAAG ctcTTGCTACAACAGTCCTCGTATCAGCACCCCCACTTCCACTTCCTCTCCTGTTCCCTTCTCTGCATCCTCTACTCCTTCCTACACCCCCTGCTGCACCCCACGccgcctctccctctctctccccctcgcTGAGTCCTCCACCAACCTTAGGGACAACACCAAGACCACCAGCACCTCTCTTGGACTGGTGCGCCTCCTTCTGGAGCACGGGATCTCTGCATCAGTCTACAACCCCCGAAGCTGGGACAGAGGGCTGGTTTCCAGTGGAGCTTCAACACCTGATGGAAGAGCGCAGGCACAAACGTGTACCGTCACATCAGAGGAGACTGTTGTCCGACAGTTAGAGAAACGCCCCGACACCCTTTTCCTCCAGCCCTACACACCACCCAACTCCCCTCGCTCCAAATCTGCCTTCTCTACCAACACTGTTCCAATTTTTCAGTTCAGCCCTTCCACTGATGAACCTCCATACCAAGACGCCTTCCTTGCTTCCAAACCAGCTCGCACCATTCTGAGGGAAGTGCTGGGGGAGATGGAGAGGGAGCGATTAGACCAGACAGATGAGGACACCCAAACAGAGATGCTAAACCTGCGACTCGTGGACAAACTGAAAAGATTCCACACTCGAACCCCTCTTACTTCTTCGGTGTCACCTGGGAATACTCTTTTAGCCCCCTTTACCTCCACTGGACTGGGAAACAGTGCTCTGGGTGCGGGACTTCCAGGACTGAACGCAGGACTGAGGAGGAATCGAAGCTATCCTGTTATGGTGGGAGCAAGTATGGCTATGAAAGACCCTGGAGGTCCCCCCAACACACAGACAATTATTCCACATACAATACAAACCccaaatacacaacacacagtGAACGCACaagaaatgcaaacaaatcATACACAGGTCACGAAGCCCATACACATACCAAAGACACTGCATGCACTGGAAGCGGTCACACCACAGACAATAATACAGAGACACACCAGACCAACGAGCAACGACCGACACAGTGATGATGAAACTGTGACATAA